In Actinomycetota bacterium, the DNA window GGGGTCGGCCAGGTTCTCGGCGTGCTCGAGGGCCGCCTCGGAGTCCCTGTACCGCTCGATGATGACGCACTCGGATTGATCCTCGTTGAGGTAGGTGTCGAACTGCAGCGTTCCGGTGTCCTTGGTCCGCACGATCTCCATCGCCCGAGCGGACAAGCGCTTGTACTCGTCGAGCTTGCCTTCGTGGAACTTGAATCGCGCGATACCCAAGAGCTCAGCCACGGGGTCCTCCGATCTTGGCGCGTTCAGTCGTCGGGCGCGTCTGTGCCAGGCGGACCGGCCAGGACGCGAGGAACGTACTCGAGCAACTGGATGCGACCATCGAACGTCCGGCTGGTGATCATGTCGAGTGCGACATCCGGGTACCCGTCGTAGATCCAGTCGCTCCCGGTGCTTCCCGTGATGACCGGGAACACGACCACGCGGAAGCGGTCCACGAGGCCGGCTTCGAGCAAGGAGCGGCACCGGGTGAGGCTGCCCATCGTGCGCATCGAGCTGGCGTCCTCCTTGTCCTTCAGTTCCCGCACGACCTGAACAGCGTCTCGAGGGATGAGTTGCGTGTTCGTCCA includes these proteins:
- a CDS encoding dihydrofolate reductase family protein, with product MDGTKTPELLVDFITSLDGYGAAEGWPGWWGLQGPEYLAWLGKQPEAGYTVLMGANTYRLMSGFAAEGEPGTDALAAMSKIVFSRTLEEPLTWTNTQLIPRDAVQVVRELKDKEDASSMRTMGSLTRCRSLLEAGLVDRFRVVVFPVITGSTGSDWIYDGYPDVALDMITSRTFDGRIQLLEYVPRVLAGPPGTDAPDD
- a CDS encoding antibiotic biosynthesis monooxygenase; its protein translation is MAELLGIARFKFHEGKLDEYKRLSARAMEIVRTKDTGTLQFDTYLNEDQSECVIIERYRDSEAALEHAENLADPSAEVLTTVSVVHGELLGEPSAELRARLADSDVPVLFMPYQSM